GTCTTACCTGTTTACGGGGGTCAACCCATTGAAAGACAGATCAAAGCCCTAAAAAGAGGAGTGCAGATTATAATCGGGACTCCTGGAAGGGTAATGGACCACATCCACCGCCGAACCCTCCGTATGGATCAGGTGAAAATGATCATCCTGGATGAGGCAGACGAAATGCTGGACATGGGTTTTAGAGATGATATTGAATTCGTACTGGAACAAATACCCCGAGAGAGGCAGATGCTACTATTCTCAGCCACTATGTCCCCTCAAATCCTGGGAATAACTCGAAAATACCAGAACAATCCCGAAATGCTGAAAGTAGCTCATCAGGAAATTACCGTACCCGAAATCCAACAGATCTATTTTGAAGTTAAAGAACAGATGAAACTGGATTTATTAACCCGGCTTATAGATATGCACAATCTAAAACTCTCACTGGTATTCTGTAACACCAAAAGAAGAGTTGATCGTCTGGTGAGTAACCTGCAGACCAGAGGATACTTTGCTGATGGACTGCACGGGGATATGAGTCAGAACCAAAGGGACAGGGTTATGAACAAGTTCCGAAAGGGTCAGATAGAAATTCTGGTAGCTACCGATGTGGCAGCCAGAGGAATAGATGTTGAGGATGTAGAAGCAGTTTTCAACTACGATGTACCTAACAATGATGAATACTACGTCCACAGAATAGGCAGAACCGGCCGTGCTGGTAAAACAGGGCAGGCATTTACCTTTGTATCTGGAAAAGAAATCTATCAGTTAAGGGATATTCAGCGATACACCAAAGTCAGAATCGAACAACACAAAATCCCATCCCTCAGTGAAGT
Above is a window of Methanobacterium sp. Maddingley MBC34 DNA encoding:
- a CDS encoding DNA/RNA helicase, superfamily II (PFAM: Helicase conserved C-terminal domain; DbpA RNA binding domain; DEAD/DEAH box helicase), producing the protein MESLLFEDLKLSREMKRAIADMGFEEATPIQSLALPPILDGKDVIGQAQTGTGKTAAFGIPVLEKLDPTVKGVQAVILCPTRELAIQVAEEIKKLSKYKKTAVLPVYGGQPIERQIKALKRGVQIIIGTPGRVMDHIHRRTLRMDQVKMIILDEADEMLDMGFRDDIEFVLEQIPRERQMLLFSATMSPQILGITRKYQNNPEMLKVAHQEITVPEIQQIYFEVKEQMKLDLLTRLIDMHNLKLSLVFCNTKRRVDRLVSNLQTRGYFADGLHGDMSQNQRDRVMNKFRKGQIEILVATDVAARGIDVEDVEAVFNYDVPNNDEYYVHRIGRTGRAGKTGQAFTFVSGKEIYQLRDIQRYTKVRIEQHKIPSLSEVEEVKRDLFLERLKKEMDEGKMDREIHLVERLMEEDYSSVDIAAALLKIYVGEKDDSSKISDSKYENTGAQPGMVRFFVNVGRKQKVKAKDIVKAIGEVSGLSSSSIGRIDVLDKFSFVELPEQHAREVTGALQRKGIKGLRINMEPANKKM